A genome region from Nerophis lumbriciformis linkage group LG18, RoL_Nlum_v2.1, whole genome shotgun sequence includes the following:
- the rgl1 gene encoding ral guanine nucleotide dissociation stimulator-like 1 isoform X3, giving the protein MREGLTMKFAWKTKMSSVQDWGEEVEEGAIYNVTLKRVQIQQAANKGARWLGADGDRLPPGHTVSQLETCKIRSIRAGTLERLVETLLTAFGDNDLTYTSIFLSTYRAFASTQTVLQLLLDRYGNVEENQPDAKRSQISESNGAIRNALASILRAWLDQCPEDFQEPPDYPCLHRVIDYLSKALPSSEALRRAEGLLEQLRIQASTDESDAGFHGNTSYSLGEEDEVDGEVQEDFLSFDSDLVAEQLTYMDALLFKKVVPHHCLGSIWSQRDKKHNKHSAPTIRATITQFNAVAACVVSTVLRHRQIRPHVRARIIQRWIDIAQECRIRKNFSSLRAIVSALQSNPLYRLKRVWNCVHKDSMQTFEELSDIFSDHNNYLTSRELLMREGTSKFASLESCAKEHQKRTHKRLLLQKEMGAMQGTIPYLGTFLTDLTMLDTALPDLVEGGLINFEKRRREFEVIAQIKLLQSACNSYCLTPEQVFLRWFKRQTQLSEEESYTLSCEIEGLGDSSPTSPKPRKSMVKRLSLLFLGTDSSASSSPVRETPRSPPTGSSGESMDSVSVSSSDSSSPSDSEGLTPTHSSDPQQNKLSESSSCTSLHSMDTGSSTTSVSMTPVSPSLPGPPCTHRRSVSLTPMSPTSPSQTPVYNTQVQDACIVRVSLEHGNGNLYKSILLTSQDKTRAVISRAMAKHNLEEEPEEGYELVQVISEERELIIPDNANVFYAMNTSANFDFLLRVRGSSGRPVQLRSRCSSTLPRAQHHRSSLSLRLSKVTL; this is encoded by the exons AGCTCTGTGCAGGACTGGGGGGAGGAAGTGGAGGAAGGAGCCATCTACAATGTAACACTGAAGAGGGTTCAGATTCAACAGGCAGCTAACAAGGGTGCAAGATGGCTGGGG GCGGACGGCGACCGCTTGCCTCCAGGCCACACAGTGAGCCAGCTAGAGACCTGCAAGATCCGAAGCATCCGCGCCGGAACCCTGGAGCGTCTAGTGGAGACTCTATTGACGGCGTTCGGCGACAACGATCTCACGTACACCTCCATCTTCTTGTCCACTTACAGAGCTTTTGCCAGCACGCAGACGGTACTGCAGCTCCTGCTCGACAG GTATGGAAATGTGGAAGAAAATCAGCCAGATGCCAAGAGAAGCCAAATATCCGAAAGCAATGGAGCCATCAGAAA TGCCTTAGCCTCTATCCTGCGTGCCTGGCTGGACCAGTGTCCTGAAGACTTCCAGGAGCCTCCAGACTACCCCTGCCTTCACAGGGTGATAGATTACCTCAGTAAGGCCCTGCCCAGCTCGGAGGCCCTGCGACGGGCAGAGGGTCTGCTGGAACAGCTGCGGATACAAGCCAGCACGGACGAATCTGATG CCGGCTTTCACGGCAACACTTCCTACAGCCTCGGGGAAGAGGATGAAGTTGACGGGGAGGTCCAGGAGGACTTTTTGTCATTTGACTCCGACCTGGTGGCTGAGCAGCTGACCTACATGGATGCA CTGCTGTTCAAAAAGGTGGTGCCGCACCACTGCCTGGGCTCCATCTGGTCCCAGAGGGACAAGAAGCACAACAAGCACAGCGCGCCCACCATTCGGGCCACCATCACTCAGTTCAACGCGGTCGCGGCTTGTGTGGTCAGCACGGTGCTGCGACATCGACAGATACGACCGCATGTCAGAGCGCGGATCATCCAGCGCTGGATAGACATCGCTCAG GAGTGTCGCATACGTAAGAATTTCTCCTCCTTGCGAGCCATCGTGTCCGCGCTGCAGTCCAACCCCCTGTATAGGCTTAAGAGAGTTTGGAACTGCGTACATAA AGACAGCATGCAGACGTTTGAGGAGCTGTCGGACATCTTTTCTGATCACAACAACTACCTGACCAGCAGAGAGCTGCTCATGAGG GAAGGTACTTCCAAGTTTGCCAGTTTGGAGAGTTGCGCCAAGGAGCATCAGAAACGTACCCACAAGAGACTTCTGCTGCAAAAGGAAATG GGAGCCATGCAGGGAACCATACCCTACCTGGGGACCTTTCTGACAGACTTGACCATGCTGGATACAGCACTTCCTGACCTAGTAGAG GGTGGTCTGATCAACTTTGAGAAGAGACGCAGA GAGTTTGAGGTGATTGCCCAGATCAAGCTGCTCCAGTCGGCCTGCAACAGCTACTGTCTGACTCCGGAACAGGTGTTCCTGCGCTGGTTCAAGAGGCAAACTCAGCTCAGCGAGGAGGAAAG CTACACCTTGTCATGTGAAATCGAAGGTCTTGGCGACAGCAGCCCGACGTCGCCCAAGCCCCGAAAAAGCATGGTGAAGAGACTCAGCCT GCTCTTCCTTGGCACCGACAGCAGTGCATCCAGTTCTCCGGTCAGAGAGACGCCACGCTCGCCCCCTACTGGAAGCTCAGGGGAGAGCATGGACTCTGTCAGCGTGTCTTCCAGTGACTCCAGCAGCCCTTCAGACAGTGAGGGACTGACCCCCACCCACAGTTCGGACCCCCAGCAAAACAAG CTGTCGGAGTCTTCTTCTTGCACTTCCCTCCACTCCATGGACACAGGTTCATCCACCACTAGCGTCTCCATGACGCCCGTGTCTCCCTCGCTTCCCGGACCGCCCTGCACCCACCGACGCTCCGTGTCCCTCACCCCCATGTCCCCCACCTCCCCGAGCCAAACCCCTGTGTACAACACGCAGGTCCAGGACGCCTGTATCGTCCGGGTCAGTCTGGAGCACGGCAATGGCAACCTCTACAAGAGCATACTG CTGACCAGTCAAGACAAGACGAGGGCGGTCATTTCCCGAGCCATGGCCAAACACAACCTGGAGGAGGAGCCGGAGGAAGGATATGAGCTAGTCCAGGTCATCTCTGAGGAGAGAG AGCTGATCATTCCAGACAACGCCAACGTCTTCTACGCCATGAACACCTCGGCCAACTTCGACTTTCTGCTGCGCGTGCGAGGTTCGTCGGGTCGTCCGGTGCAGCTGCGTAGCCGCTGCAGCTCCACGCTGCCGCGCGCTCAGCATCACCGCTCCAGCCTCTCGCTCAGACTCAGCAAAGTCACGCTGTGA
- the plin3 gene encoding mannose-6-phosphate receptor binding protein 1 isoform X1 produces MFALQLLLSWTEVSQQLGQTTTRSTAKVRLNSAATMADIARANDAGLSAAETTNGDQQTVVTRVSNLPLVSSACGVVANAYSSTKDSVPLLKGVMGAAESGVRTLGAAAATGSKPLFNIIEPQLATVNEYAMKGLDKMEEKLPILQQPAEKVVSDTVGLVCQSVTGAKDAVVGAVMGGVERTRAAVSGGISTVMGSSVGQMVSSGMGLALSRSEDWVDQNLPLTERELAAVAEPATGEVTASPAATPSYFVRLGKLSAKVQERALQQSLVRARRARDTTHAAVAQMTSTLDLLETTRSGLGAGGNQIGGAMDQLQQRWMEWSQKQPGNGQCDSESNDETEVLPLEVSMKNSEKNNNVKGYFCYYVSLLSKRLEWRVLSMVRGLSEQLRSASSNVVSSAQGLPGAVQDQLTKAKRSAEELHSSLGDTSALTPLLLDRSRHHLTQVQQSLDGVMEYLLNNTPLNWLVGPFAPMITERVEEQDVGSQSTS; encoded by the exons ATGTTCGCTCTCCAACTTCTTTTATCGTGGACAGAAGTCTCTCAACAGTTGGGTCAAACCACGACAAGAAGTACCGCAAAAGTAAG ACTGAATTCAGCAGCAACAATGGCGGACATTGCGAGGGCTAATGATGCCGGACTTTCTGCAGCAGAAACCACTAATGGAGACCAACAG ACTGTTGTGACTCGTGTAAGCAACTTGCCGCTGGTCAGTTCAGCTTGCGGGGTGGTTGCCAATGCCTACAGCTCCACCAAAGACAGCGTGCCATTGCTGAAGGGAGTGATGGGCGCCGCCGAAAGCGGTGTCCGTACCCTGGGAGCAGCTGCGGCCACAGGATCCAAACCCCTTTTCAACATTATTGAACCACAGC TGGCTACAGTGAATGAATACGCCATGAAAGGTCTGGACAAGATGGAAGAGAAGCTGCCTATTCTTCAGCAGCCAGCAGAAAAG GTGGTGTCGGACACAGTGGGACTGGTGTGCCAGTCGGTGACTGGAGCCAAAGACGCCGTGGTGGGGGCCGTGATGGGCGGCGTTGAGCGGACCCGGGCGGCCGTCAGCGGAGGCATCAGCACCGTAATGGGCAGCAGCGTGGGCCAGATGGTCAGCAGCGGGATGGGCCTGGCCCTCAGCCGTTCCGAGGACTGGGTCGACCAGAACCTGCCACTCACTGAGAGGGAGCTGG CGGCTGTAGCTGAGCCTGCCACAGGCGAGGTAACCGCCTCACCAGCAGCCacccccagctactttgtccgtCTGGGCAAACTCTCGGCCAAAGTGCAGGAGCGAGCCCTCCAGCAGTCCCTGGTTCGCGCCCGCCGAGCCAGAGATACCACGCACGCCGCTGTGGCCCAGATGACCAGTACTCTGGACCTGCTGGAGACCACTCGTAGCGGCCTGGGTGCAGGCGGCAACCAGATAGGCGGCGCCATGGATCAGCTGCAGCAGCGATGGATGGAGTGGAGTCAGAAGCAGCCTGGAAATGGACAATGTGATTCAGAATCCAATGATGAGACTGAGGTTCTGCCTTTAGAAGtatctatgaaaaatagtgaaaaaaataacaatgtaaaGGGATATTTCTGTTACTATGTTTCACTTCTCTCAAAGCGCTTGGAGTGGCGTGTGCTCTCCATGGTGCGAGGTCTGAGCGAGCAGCTGCGTTCAGCCAGCTCCAACGTGGTGTCGAGCGCTCAGGGTCTGCCGGGCGCAGTCCAGGACCAGCTGACAAAGGCGAAGCGGTCAGCTGAAGAGCTGCACTCCAGTCTGGGTGACACCAGCGCCCTCACCCCACTCCTCCTGGATAGGAGCCGTCACCACTTGACCCAA GTTCAGCAATCTCTGGACGGCGTCATGGAGTATTTGCTCAACAACACCCCACTCAACTGGCTGGTGGGGCCCTTTGCCCCCATGATCACAGAGAGGGTGGAGGAGCAGGATGTGGGGTCACAGAGCACAAGTTGA
- the plin3 gene encoding mannose-6-phosphate receptor binding protein 1 isoform X2, translating to MFALQLLLSWTEVSQQLGQTTTRSTAKVRLNSAATMADIARANDAGLSAAETTNGDQQTVVTRVSNLPLVSSACGVVANAYSSTKDSVPLLKGVMGAAESGVRTLGAAAATGSKPLFNIIEPQLATVNEYAMKGLDKMEEKLPILQQPAEKVVSDTVGLVCQSVTGAKDAVVGAVMGGVERTRAAVSGGISTVMGSSVGQMVSSGMGLALSRSEDWVDQNLPLTERELAAVAEPATGEVTASPAATPSYFVRLGKLSAKVQERALQQSLVRARRARDTTHAAVAQMTSTLDLLETTRSGLGAGGNQIGGAMDQLQQRWMEWSQKQPGNGQCDSESNDETERLEWRVLSMVRGLSEQLRSASSNVVSSAQGLPGAVQDQLTKAKRSAEELHSSLGDTSALTPLLLDRSRHHLTQVQQSLDGVMEYLLNNTPLNWLVGPFAPMITERVEEQDVGSQSTS from the exons ATGTTCGCTCTCCAACTTCTTTTATCGTGGACAGAAGTCTCTCAACAGTTGGGTCAAACCACGACAAGAAGTACCGCAAAAGTAAG ACTGAATTCAGCAGCAACAATGGCGGACATTGCGAGGGCTAATGATGCCGGACTTTCTGCAGCAGAAACCACTAATGGAGACCAACAG ACTGTTGTGACTCGTGTAAGCAACTTGCCGCTGGTCAGTTCAGCTTGCGGGGTGGTTGCCAATGCCTACAGCTCCACCAAAGACAGCGTGCCATTGCTGAAGGGAGTGATGGGCGCCGCCGAAAGCGGTGTCCGTACCCTGGGAGCAGCTGCGGCCACAGGATCCAAACCCCTTTTCAACATTATTGAACCACAGC TGGCTACAGTGAATGAATACGCCATGAAAGGTCTGGACAAGATGGAAGAGAAGCTGCCTATTCTTCAGCAGCCAGCAGAAAAG GTGGTGTCGGACACAGTGGGACTGGTGTGCCAGTCGGTGACTGGAGCCAAAGACGCCGTGGTGGGGGCCGTGATGGGCGGCGTTGAGCGGACCCGGGCGGCCGTCAGCGGAGGCATCAGCACCGTAATGGGCAGCAGCGTGGGCCAGATGGTCAGCAGCGGGATGGGCCTGGCCCTCAGCCGTTCCGAGGACTGGGTCGACCAGAACCTGCCACTCACTGAGAGGGAGCTGG CGGCTGTAGCTGAGCCTGCCACAGGCGAGGTAACCGCCTCACCAGCAGCCacccccagctactttgtccgtCTGGGCAAACTCTCGGCCAAAGTGCAGGAGCGAGCCCTCCAGCAGTCCCTGGTTCGCGCCCGCCGAGCCAGAGATACCACGCACGCCGCTGTGGCCCAGATGACCAGTACTCTGGACCTGCTGGAGACCACTCGTAGCGGCCTGGGTGCAGGCGGCAACCAGATAGGCGGCGCCATGGATCAGCTGCAGCAGCGATGGATGGAGTGGAGTCAGAAGCAGCCTGGAAATGGACAATGTGATTCAGAATCCAATGATGAGACTGAG CGCTTGGAGTGGCGTGTGCTCTCCATGGTGCGAGGTCTGAGCGAGCAGCTGCGTTCAGCCAGCTCCAACGTGGTGTCGAGCGCTCAGGGTCTGCCGGGCGCAGTCCAGGACCAGCTGACAAAGGCGAAGCGGTCAGCTGAAGAGCTGCACTCCAGTCTGGGTGACACCAGCGCCCTCACCCCACTCCTCCTGGATAGGAGCCGTCACCACTTGACCCAA GTTCAGCAATCTCTGGACGGCGTCATGGAGTATTTGCTCAACAACACCCCACTCAACTGGCTGGTGGGGCCCTTTGCCCCCATGATCACAGAGAGGGTGGAGGAGCAGGATGTGGGGTCACAGAGCACAAGTTGA
- the plin3 gene encoding mannose-6-phosphate receptor binding protein 1 isoform X3, which yields MADIARANDAGLSAAETTNGDQQTVVTRVSNLPLVSSACGVVANAYSSTKDSVPLLKGVMGAAESGVRTLGAAAATGSKPLFNIIEPQLATVNEYAMKGLDKMEEKLPILQQPAEKVVSDTVGLVCQSVTGAKDAVVGAVMGGVERTRAAVSGGISTVMGSSVGQMVSSGMGLALSRSEDWVDQNLPLTERELAAVAEPATGEVTASPAATPSYFVRLGKLSAKVQERALQQSLVRARRARDTTHAAVAQMTSTLDLLETTRSGLGAGGNQIGGAMDQLQQRWMEWSQKQPGNGQCDSESNDETEVLPLEVSMKNSEKNNNVKGYFCYYVSLLSKRLEWRVLSMVRGLSEQLRSASSNVVSSAQGLPGAVQDQLTKAKRSAEELHSSLGDTSALTPLLLDRSRHHLTQVQQSLDGVMEYLLNNTPLNWLVGPFAPMITERVEEQDVGSQSTS from the exons ATGGCGGACATTGCGAGGGCTAATGATGCCGGACTTTCTGCAGCAGAAACCACTAATGGAGACCAACAG ACTGTTGTGACTCGTGTAAGCAACTTGCCGCTGGTCAGTTCAGCTTGCGGGGTGGTTGCCAATGCCTACAGCTCCACCAAAGACAGCGTGCCATTGCTGAAGGGAGTGATGGGCGCCGCCGAAAGCGGTGTCCGTACCCTGGGAGCAGCTGCGGCCACAGGATCCAAACCCCTTTTCAACATTATTGAACCACAGC TGGCTACAGTGAATGAATACGCCATGAAAGGTCTGGACAAGATGGAAGAGAAGCTGCCTATTCTTCAGCAGCCAGCAGAAAAG GTGGTGTCGGACACAGTGGGACTGGTGTGCCAGTCGGTGACTGGAGCCAAAGACGCCGTGGTGGGGGCCGTGATGGGCGGCGTTGAGCGGACCCGGGCGGCCGTCAGCGGAGGCATCAGCACCGTAATGGGCAGCAGCGTGGGCCAGATGGTCAGCAGCGGGATGGGCCTGGCCCTCAGCCGTTCCGAGGACTGGGTCGACCAGAACCTGCCACTCACTGAGAGGGAGCTGG CGGCTGTAGCTGAGCCTGCCACAGGCGAGGTAACCGCCTCACCAGCAGCCacccccagctactttgtccgtCTGGGCAAACTCTCGGCCAAAGTGCAGGAGCGAGCCCTCCAGCAGTCCCTGGTTCGCGCCCGCCGAGCCAGAGATACCACGCACGCCGCTGTGGCCCAGATGACCAGTACTCTGGACCTGCTGGAGACCACTCGTAGCGGCCTGGGTGCAGGCGGCAACCAGATAGGCGGCGCCATGGATCAGCTGCAGCAGCGATGGATGGAGTGGAGTCAGAAGCAGCCTGGAAATGGACAATGTGATTCAGAATCCAATGATGAGACTGAGGTTCTGCCTTTAGAAGtatctatgaaaaatagtgaaaaaaataacaatgtaaaGGGATATTTCTGTTACTATGTTTCACTTCTCTCAAAGCGCTTGGAGTGGCGTGTGCTCTCCATGGTGCGAGGTCTGAGCGAGCAGCTGCGTTCAGCCAGCTCCAACGTGGTGTCGAGCGCTCAGGGTCTGCCGGGCGCAGTCCAGGACCAGCTGACAAAGGCGAAGCGGTCAGCTGAAGAGCTGCACTCCAGTCTGGGTGACACCAGCGCCCTCACCCCACTCCTCCTGGATAGGAGCCGTCACCACTTGACCCAA GTTCAGCAATCTCTGGACGGCGTCATGGAGTATTTGCTCAACAACACCCCACTCAACTGGCTGGTGGGGCCCTTTGCCCCCATGATCACAGAGAGGGTGGAGGAGCAGGATGTGGGGTCACAGAGCACAAGTTGA